One region of Streptomyces subrutilus genomic DNA includes:
- a CDS encoding HemK2/MTQ2 family protein methyltransferase yields the protein MSSTALTSVTLPGRLVALPGVYRPQADTHLLAEVLAGEDLGPRTSVLEIGTGTGALALHAARRGATVTAVDVSWAAVASARMNALLHRLPLRVLHGDFAARTTGQRFDLIVANPPYVPAPGGRLPSRGPQRAWDAGPDGRLVIDRICATASARLRPGGALLMVHSGMCGAEATLDRLTAAGLSGQVTATACVPWGPVLRSRRVWLERQGLASGAEEREELVVIRARNP from the coding sequence ATGTCCAGCACGGCACTGACCTCGGTCACCCTCCCCGGCCGCCTGGTCGCCCTGCCGGGTGTCTACCGCCCGCAGGCGGACACCCACCTGCTCGCCGAGGTCCTCGCCGGCGAGGACCTGGGGCCCCGCACCAGCGTCCTCGAAATCGGCACCGGGACCGGCGCACTGGCTCTGCACGCCGCTCGCAGAGGTGCCACGGTCACGGCGGTCGACGTCTCCTGGGCGGCCGTCGCGTCAGCGCGCATGAACGCCCTGCTCCACCGGCTTCCCCTGCGCGTCCTGCACGGCGACTTCGCGGCCCGCACCACCGGCCAACGCTTCGACCTGATCGTGGCGAACCCGCCGTACGTCCCCGCCCCGGGCGGGCGGTTGCCCTCGCGTGGGCCGCAGCGCGCCTGGGACGCGGGCCCGGACGGGCGTCTGGTGATCGACCGGATCTGCGCCACCGCTTCCGCTCGGCTGCGTCCCGGCGGCGCCCTGCTGATGGTGCACTCCGGCATGTGCGGGGCCGAGGCGACCCTGGACCGGCTGACCGCGGCAGGGCTGTCCGGCCAGGTCACGGCCACGGCGTGCGTTCCCTGGGGCCCGGTCCTGCGCTCGCGGCGGGTCTGGCTGGAGCGGCAAGGCCTGGCGAGCGGGGCCGAGGAGCGGGAAGAGCTGGTGGTCATCCGTGCCCGGAACCCCTGA
- a CDS encoding DUF6177 family protein: MALRSPAGHRGERPVPADRHPATLPPGERQLIVSFRTLHRPAADLVLGGALEATWQALTGGALRRSDGGRRSRPVRPGHGGS; the protein is encoded by the coding sequence CTGGCTCTCCGAAGCCCTGCGGGCCACCGTGGAGAGCGACCGGTCCCTGCAGATCGTCACCCCGCCACACTGCCGCCCGGCGAGCGTCAGCTCATCGTCTCCTTCCGCACCCTGCACCGTCCCGCGGCGGACCTCGTTCTCGGCGGCGCGCTGGAAGCCACCTGGCAGGCGCTGACAGGCGGGGCCCTCCGCCGGTCGGATGGGGGACGTCGGAGCCGGCCGGTGCGACCTGGTCACGGCGGCAGCTGA
- a CDS encoding DUF6177 family protein produces the protein MAGADRRGPPPVGWGTSEPAGATWSRRQLTEPACAVATRYDKLAVRYEATVLVAALNACL, from the coding sequence CTGGCAGGCGCTGACAGGCGGGGCCCTCCGCCGGTCGGATGGGGGACGTCGGAGCCGGCCGGTGCGACCTGGTCACGGCGGCAGCTGACCGAGCCGGCGTGCGCTGTCGCCACGCGCTACGACAAGCTCGCCGTCCGCTACGAGGCGACCGTCCTGGTCGCAGCCCTCAACGCATGCCTCTGA
- a CDS encoding DUF5713 family protein translates to MPITNQQVEGHAFLRQMYDDSYFPDRVVDRGKAILLRLCERIEAEQPSDLRTLYALTQAATEEFNLLDREFVAAGSGIETAAREWICDEFCFVASAYGFTDADAEVLTAGRDW, encoded by the coding sequence ATGCCGATCACAAACCAGCAGGTAGAGGGACACGCGTTCCTGCGGCAGATGTACGACGACTCGTACTTCCCTGATCGCGTAGTCGACCGGGGGAAGGCGATCCTGCTGCGGCTGTGCGAGCGAATTGAGGCCGAGCAGCCGTCGGATCTGAGGACCTTGTATGCGCTCACCCAGGCTGCGACGGAGGAGTTCAACCTGCTGGACAGGGAGTTCGTGGCGGCCGGGAGCGGGATCGAGACGGCTGCGCGTGAGTGGATCTGTGACGAGTTTTGCTTCGTCGCGTCGGCATACGGCTTCACGGACGCGGATGCGGAGGTGCTGACCGCTGGCCGGGACTGGTGA